In Salmo trutta chromosome 37, fSalTru1.1, whole genome shotgun sequence, the following proteins share a genomic window:
- the LOC115177342 gene encoding uncharacterized protein LOC115177342 isoform X1 — MASFLLCVPFPHSSTSLTGNNWTGERCNDMSTWCSGQLAFKMCASAMVTAGVFLGPVASCFCTSFHNTMSPLMWIEMMLILSQASGTSGVDWKADYPKVVFTKMGEDVTIPCNVTYPPSPSKEPIQAYWKRKGNIKLNINDNDKNEFLYHPINTFVIKSFQNRTKLTGNVTKGNCSLNIKGIEEGDMRNFYLRIATGANNFSFINQLVSIQISGTSGTTSTIPKDKSNTVDSTTTVPLATIESFEDALSTTTYIATTVPVVAVLLVAVLGSVWFFKYRKRSRGVPKQESGYYANFTMTTPMTKPERVKTTKKKDDTQIPPPKVIDEPVYGNVQGPGDPMDSMDQMDSVYANVDHAKQ; from the exons ATGGCTTCTTTCCTCCTGTGTGTTCCTTTTCCTCACTCCTCAACCTCACTGACGGGAAACAACTGGACAGGTGAGAGATGCAATGACATGTCCACTTGGTGTTCTGGACAG TTGGCTTTTAAGATGTGTGCCAGTGCCATGGTCACTGCTGGTGTTTTCCTTGGACCTGTAGCCTCCTGTTTTTGCACCTCTTTTCACAACACA ATGAGCCCATTGATGTGGATTGAGATGATGCTCATTTTGTCTCAGGCCTCTGGCACTAGTG GTGTGGATTGGAAAGCTGATTACCCGAAGGTTGTTTTTACCAAAATGGGAGAAGATGTGACCATACCATGCAATGTTACCTATCCCCCGTCCCCATCTAAAGAGCCTATCCAGGCCTACTGGAAACGCAAGGGAAACATTAAACTAAACATAAATGATAATGACAAGAATGAATTCCTCTATCACCCCATCAACACATTCGTCATCAAGAGTTTTCAGAACAGGACCAAGCTGACAGGAAATGTCACTAAGGGAAACTGCTCCCTGAACATCAAGGGAATTGAAGAAGGCGACATGAGGAACTTCTACTTGAGAATTGCCACTGGAGCCAACAACTTCAGTTTTATTAATCAACTTGTCTCCATTCAAATATCTG GAACCTCCGGGACTACTTCAACCATACCAAAGGACAAGTCAAACACAG TTGATTCCACAACTACAGTCCCACTAGCCACCATTGAAT CGTTTGAGGACGCGCTATCCACGACCACATATATTGCCACCACGGTCCCAGTGGTTGCAGTTCTACTGGTTGCTGTATTGGGAAGTGTTTGGTTCTTCAAGTACAGGAAAAG GTCCAGGGGTGTCCCTAAGCAAGAGTCTGGATATTATGCTAATTTCACCATGACAACTCCAATGACCAAACCTGAAAG AGTCAAAACTACAAAGAAGAAAGATGACACCCAAATTCCTCCTCCAAAGGTCATCGATGAGCCTGTCTATGGCAACGTCCAG GGTCCAGGCGATCCGATGGACAGTATGGATCAAATGGACAGTGTATATGCAAATGTGGATCATGCAAAACAGTGA
- the LOC115177347 gene encoding uncharacterized protein LOC115177347: MTTFHIVLIVIILLKVPLQAFCRVWVDQNPVVTGTLGQKVSMGCRVLSDSGELITGCRAEWYINSATHGQRKVWREMGDLPRFKGRFQKTYDLNTTDTSILMIWLELNDIGNYFCTLQCCVNGKDKQYHGNGTRLLISEAKPTPYGLIFTSVIPGAEEENTSEMQLFYFYAFLAVKLLVIIVLGGLTINC, translated from the exons ATGACTACCTTTCACATTGTCCTAATTGTGATCATCCTTCTCAAAG TCCCTCTTCAGGCTTTCTGTCGTGTATGGGTGGACCAGAACCCAGTGGTGACCGGCACACTGGGCCAGAAAGTCTCCATGGGATGCCGTGTCCTGTCGGACAGCGGGGAGCTGATCACTGGCTGCAGGGCAGAGTGGTACATCAACTCGGCCACACATGGCCAGAGGAAGGTGTGGAGGGAGATGGGTGACTTGCCCCGATTCAAGGGGAGGTTTCAGAAAACCTACGACCTGAACACAACAGACACAAGCATCCTGATGATCTGGTTAGAGCTGAATGACATAGGCAACTACTTCTGCACTCTGCAGTGCTGCGTCAATGGGAAGGACAAGCAGTACCATGGCAATGGGACAAGACTCCTCATCAGCGAGGCTAAACCTACACCTTATGGGTTAATATTTACCTCAGTTATCCCAG GTGCAGAAGAGGAAAATACTTCCGAGATGcaactattttatttttatgctTTTCTGGCAGTGAAGCTGTTGGTCATCATAGTGCTTGGAGGCCTCACAATCAATTGTTAA
- the LOC115177342 gene encoding uncharacterized protein LOC115177342 isoform X2, with the protein MGEDVTIPCNVTYPPSPSKEPIQAYWKRKGNIKLNINDNDKNEFLYHPINTFVIKSFQNRTKLTGNVTKGNCSLNIKGIEEGDMRNFYLRIATGANNFSFINQLVSIQISGTSGTTSTIPKDKSNTVDSTTTVPLATIESFEDALSTTTYIATTVPVVAVLLVAVLGSVWFFKYRKRSRGVPKQESGYYANFTMTTPMTKPERVKTTKKKDDTQIPPPKVIDEPVYGNVQGPGDPMDSMDQMDSVYANVDHAKQ; encoded by the exons ATGGGAGAAGATGTGACCATACCATGCAATGTTACCTATCCCCCGTCCCCATCTAAAGAGCCTATCCAGGCCTACTGGAAACGCAAGGGAAACATTAAACTAAACATAAATGATAATGACAAGAATGAATTCCTCTATCACCCCATCAACACATTCGTCATCAAGAGTTTTCAGAACAGGACCAAGCTGACAGGAAATGTCACTAAGGGAAACTGCTCCCTGAACATCAAGGGAATTGAAGAAGGCGACATGAGGAACTTCTACTTGAGAATTGCCACTGGAGCCAACAACTTCAGTTTTATTAATCAACTTGTCTCCATTCAAATATCTG GAACCTCCGGGACTACTTCAACCATACCAAAGGACAAGTCAAACACAG TTGATTCCACAACTACAGTCCCACTAGCCACCATTGAAT CGTTTGAGGACGCGCTATCCACGACCACATATATTGCCACCACGGTCCCAGTGGTTGCAGTTCTACTGGTTGCTGTATTGGGAAGTGTTTGGTTCTTCAAGTACAGGAAAAG GTCCAGGGGTGTCCCTAAGCAAGAGTCTGGATATTATGCTAATTTCACCATGACAACTCCAATGACCAAACCTGAAAG AGTCAAAACTACAAAGAAGAAAGATGACACCCAAATTCCTCCTCCAAAGGTCATCGATGAGCCTGTCTATGGCAACGTCCAG GGTCCAGGCGATCCGATGGACAGTATGGATCAAATGGACAGTGTATATGCAAATGTGGATCATGCAAAACAGTGA